One Kribbella sp. NBC_00662 genomic region harbors:
- a CDS encoding DNA polymerase IV: MSWWVLHVDMDQFIAAVEIRRRPELRGLPVVVGGSGDPTQPRQVVATASYEAREFGVHSGMPVRAAYKKCPQAVFLPSDPAAYDAASTEVMDTLRSFPVVVEVWGWDECFVGAETEDPEALARELRAAVAERTGLTCSVGIGDNKTRAKLATGFAKHERSHAVPFEGASLADGTDAAAGVYRLTAANWRSVMDHRPIRDLWGIGSRMEKNLNELGITTVADLAAADVDVLKKRFGPNMGAWYAALGRGLGDTQVTDVPREPVSRSHEETFPTDLVELPDIQRELRRIAEEVTREVVADGRTIQRVWVKLRFISFYTPIKSRKLKSPTQDPEVIATTALELLQKFEIRRPIRLLGVRVEFVPPDAAN; this comes from the coding sequence ATGAGCTGGTGGGTCCTGCACGTGGACATGGATCAGTTCATCGCGGCCGTGGAGATCCGGCGACGGCCTGAGCTGCGTGGGCTGCCTGTCGTGGTGGGCGGGTCCGGTGATCCGACCCAACCGCGGCAGGTGGTCGCCACGGCGTCGTACGAGGCACGCGAGTTCGGCGTCCATTCCGGGATGCCGGTGCGGGCGGCGTACAAGAAGTGTCCGCAGGCCGTGTTCCTGCCGTCGGATCCGGCGGCCTACGACGCGGCGTCGACCGAGGTGATGGACACGCTGCGCTCGTTCCCGGTCGTGGTCGAGGTCTGGGGCTGGGACGAGTGCTTCGTCGGCGCGGAGACCGAGGACCCCGAGGCGCTCGCCCGCGAACTCCGCGCGGCCGTGGCCGAGCGGACCGGCCTGACCTGCTCGGTCGGCATCGGGGACAACAAGACTCGCGCCAAACTCGCCACGGGTTTCGCGAAGCACGAGCGCTCACATGCCGTGCCGTTCGAGGGCGCTTCGCTTGCCGACGGCACGGACGCGGCCGCCGGTGTCTACCGGCTGACCGCGGCCAACTGGCGCTCCGTGATGGACCATCGCCCGATCCGCGACCTCTGGGGCATCGGCAGCCGGATGGAGAAGAACCTCAACGAACTCGGCATCACCACCGTCGCCGACCTCGCTGCCGCCGACGTCGACGTACTGAAGAAGCGCTTCGGCCCCAACATGGGTGCCTGGTACGCCGCCCTGGGCCGCGGCCTCGGCGACACCCAGGTGACCGACGTCCCCCGCGAACCGGTCTCCCGCAGCCACGAGGAAACCTTCCCGACCGACCTCGTCGAACTCCCCGACATCCAACGCGAACTCCGCCGCATCGCCGAGGAAGTCACCCGCGAGGTCGTCGCCGACGGCCGAACCATCCAACGCGTCTGGGTCAAACTCCGCTTCATCAGCTTCTACACCCCGATCAAGAGCCGCAAACTCAAGTCCCCCACCCAAGACCCCGAGGTCATCGCCACCACAGCCCTCGAACTCCTCCAGAAGTTCGAAATCCGCCGCCCGATCCGCCTCCTCGGCGTCCGCGTCGAATTCGTCCCACCCGACGCCGCCAACTGA
- a CDS encoding amidohydrolase, whose protein sequence is MSRVDAHHHVWDLSIRQQTWMVGPELDPIRRNFSIEDLTPLAAAADITSTVLVQTVGLVEETVEFLEIAAGNDLVAGVVGWVDLTAEDVGDALDGLLSRPDGSYLKAIRHQVHDEPDDNWLLRPDVQRGLTAIADAGLAYDLLTKTPHLPAAIQTARNLPQLTFVVDHISKPVIGESLEPWAGHLRELAALPNVTCKLSGMVTEAPWTTWKPADLQPYADVVLDAFGPDRVMFGSDWPVCLLAATYNQVVETAETLTTNLTPTERDAIFETTATRIYKL, encoded by the coding sequence ATGAGCAGAGTCGACGCGCATCACCACGTCTGGGACCTGAGTATCCGGCAGCAGACGTGGATGGTGGGGCCGGAGCTGGACCCGATCCGGCGGAACTTCTCGATCGAGGACCTCACGCCGCTGGCCGCCGCGGCCGACATCACGTCGACCGTGCTGGTGCAGACCGTCGGGCTGGTCGAGGAGACGGTCGAGTTCCTGGAGATTGCCGCTGGCAACGATCTCGTGGCCGGTGTCGTCGGTTGGGTCGATCTCACGGCCGAGGATGTCGGCGATGCGCTCGACGGTCTGTTGTCCCGCCCTGACGGCTCCTATTTGAAGGCGATCCGGCACCAGGTCCACGACGAGCCGGACGACAACTGGCTCCTCCGTCCCGACGTACAACGCGGTCTGACCGCGATTGCCGACGCCGGGCTCGCCTACGACCTCCTCACCAAGACCCCGCATCTCCCCGCCGCGATCCAAACGGCCCGCAACCTCCCTCAACTCACCTTCGTCGTCGACCACATCTCCAAGCCGGTCATCGGCGAGTCACTCGAGCCCTGGGCAGGGCACCTCCGCGAGCTGGCAGCCCTCCCCAACGTCACCTGCAAACTCTCCGGCATGGTCACCGAAGCCCCCTGGACCACCTGGAAACCCGCAGACCTCCAGCCGTACGCCGACGTCGTCCTGGACGCCTTCGGCCCCGACCGAGTCATGTTCGGCTCCGACTGGCCCGTCTGCCTCCTCGCAGCCACCTACAACCAGGTCGTAGAAACCGCCGAAACCCTCACCACCAACCTCACCCCCACCGAACGCGACGCAATCTTCGAAACAACAGCCACCCGCATCTACAAGCTGTGA
- a CDS encoding mandelate racemase/muconate lactonizing enzyme family protein, with protein sequence MSSDRLEPPVSTITKAEAYLVDLEVETVRTDAVQAFLKQETIFVSLSTTDGLTGLGYSYTIGTGGTAVLALLRDHLLPRLVGKDARNVEELWSDLFWSTHATTVGAITSLALAAVDTALWDLRCLRASEPLWRLAGGYRQQVPLYDTEGGWLHLTTDELVAGALASQKAGWPGVKLKVGKPRVHEDVERLRAVRDAVGPSMDIMVDANQSMTYAEAKRRAAAFEAVDLSWFEEPLPADDVTGHVRLAESTSIPIAVGESLYSVSQFREYVAAGGAGIVQVDVARIGGITPWLKVAHLAEAFNLEVCPHFLMELHVSLTAAVPNGRYVEHIPQLRAITRSEMAVSDGHAVAPDVPGLGIDWDQNAIDDRRVG encoded by the coding sequence ATGTCGTCCGACCGTCTCGAGCCGCCGGTGAGCACGATCACCAAGGCCGAGGCCTACCTGGTCGATCTCGAGGTCGAGACGGTACGCACCGACGCCGTACAAGCGTTCCTGAAGCAGGAGACGATCTTCGTCTCCTTGTCGACAACTGACGGGCTGACCGGTCTCGGGTACTCGTACACGATCGGCACGGGCGGCACCGCAGTACTGGCGTTGTTGCGGGACCACCTGCTGCCCAGGCTGGTCGGCAAGGACGCGCGGAACGTCGAAGAGCTCTGGTCGGACCTGTTCTGGTCGACGCACGCCACCACGGTCGGTGCGATCACGTCGCTCGCACTGGCGGCCGTAGACACCGCACTGTGGGATCTGCGGTGTCTCCGGGCCAGTGAGCCGCTATGGCGACTGGCTGGCGGTTATCGGCAGCAGGTGCCGCTGTACGACACCGAGGGCGGTTGGTTGCACCTGACAACCGATGAGCTGGTCGCGGGCGCACTGGCGTCGCAGAAGGCCGGCTGGCCCGGTGTGAAGCTCAAGGTCGGCAAACCGCGCGTGCACGAGGACGTGGAGCGGCTGCGCGCAGTACGGGACGCTGTTGGCCCGTCGATGGACATCATGGTCGACGCGAACCAGTCCATGACGTACGCCGAGGCCAAGCGCCGGGCCGCTGCGTTCGAAGCGGTGGACCTGTCCTGGTTCGAGGAGCCGCTGCCGGCCGACGACGTGACCGGCCATGTCCGGTTGGCCGAGTCGACGTCGATCCCGATCGCGGTGGGGGAGTCGCTGTACTCCGTGTCGCAGTTCCGGGAGTACGTCGCTGCCGGTGGCGCCGGGATCGTGCAGGTGGATGTCGCACGGATCGGCGGGATCACACCGTGGCTGAAGGTCGCGCATCTGGCCGAGGCGTTCAACCTGGAGGTCTGCCCGCACTTCCTGATGGAGCTGCACGTCAGTCTGACCGCTGCGGTACCGAACGGTCGGTACGTCGAGCACATCCCGCAGCTGCGGGCGATCACGCGGTCGGAGATGGCTGTGTCCGACGGGCATGCGGTGGCGCCCGACGTACCCGGTCTGGGCATCGACTGGGACCAGAACGCGATCGACGATCGGCGTGTCGGATGA
- a CDS encoding GntR family transcriptional regulator — MTDAHVGLAGQLARLPQRQVLSDDVYETVKGLIMDSVVEPGTRLNIDALTRELGISQTPIRESLARLESDGLVIKEPLRGYRVSSRLTREEFEDLFEYRLHIEPWAAGRAAERSGSEDLARLKAEMLSYTDVPDRPSYESYRAMAAHDQRFHDLVLELSGNETARLSFQRTHCHLHLFRLYYGGGIATKALREHKVVVTAVRKGNPEEAAAAMRSHIEASRARLRPIFDQD, encoded by the coding sequence GTGACGGATGCGCATGTGGGACTCGCAGGGCAGCTCGCCCGCCTGCCCCAGCGACAGGTGCTGAGCGACGACGTCTACGAGACGGTCAAGGGCCTGATCATGGATAGCGTGGTCGAGCCGGGCACCCGGCTGAACATCGACGCGCTGACCCGCGAGCTGGGCATCTCCCAGACGCCGATCCGGGAGTCGCTGGCGCGGCTGGAGTCCGACGGCCTGGTGATCAAGGAGCCGCTGCGCGGGTACCGCGTGTCCTCGCGGCTCACCCGCGAGGAGTTCGAGGACCTGTTCGAGTACCGGCTGCACATCGAGCCGTGGGCGGCCGGTCGGGCCGCCGAGCGGTCCGGGTCCGAGGACCTGGCCCGGCTCAAGGCCGAGATGCTCAGCTACACCGACGTACCGGACCGCCCGTCGTACGAGAGCTACCGGGCGATGGCGGCGCACGACCAGCGGTTCCACGACCTGGTCCTGGAGCTGTCCGGCAACGAGACGGCCCGGCTGTCCTTCCAGCGGACACACTGCCACCTGCACCTGTTCCGGCTGTACTACGGTGGCGGCATCGCGACGAAGGCGTTGCGAGAGCACAAGGTAGTGGTGACCGCGGTCCGCAAGGGCAACCCGGAGGAGGCGGCCGCGGCGATGCGGTCGCACATCGAAGCCTCGCGTGCCCGCCTGCGGCCCATCTTCGACCAGGACTGA
- a CDS encoding fumarylacetoacetate hydrolase family protein has protein sequence MELLRLGPIGEERPYVRAADGTVHDLTPITADIDAAFLGSDGIARTRAALDAGELPVASVDGLRIGAPIARPGAVVCIGMNYAAHAAEGGAEPPKQPIVFFKHPNTVVGPNDDVLVPRGSTKTDWEVELAVVIGKQARYVETDEEALACIAGYAVSNDVSERTFQIEVSGGQWSKGKCCETFNPLGPSLVPADEVDPTNLVLKSWVNGEPRQDSNTRDMIFSVAALIRDLSQYMVLSPGDIVNTGTPEGVALSGRFPYLSPGDTMEMEIEGLGRQKQALGKA, from the coding sequence GTGGAACTGCTCCGCCTCGGTCCGATCGGCGAGGAGCGCCCGTACGTGCGCGCCGCCGACGGCACCGTCCACGACCTGACCCCGATCACCGCCGATATCGACGCCGCGTTCCTCGGCTCGGACGGGATCGCGCGGACCCGCGCAGCGCTGGACGCCGGGGAGCTGCCGGTCGCGTCCGTCGACGGCCTCCGGATCGGCGCACCGATCGCCCGCCCGGGCGCGGTGGTCTGCATCGGCATGAACTACGCGGCGCACGCGGCCGAGGGCGGCGCCGAGCCGCCGAAGCAGCCGATCGTGTTTTTCAAGCACCCGAACACGGTCGTCGGCCCGAACGACGACGTACTCGTCCCGCGCGGTTCGACCAAGACCGACTGGGAGGTCGAGCTCGCCGTCGTAATCGGCAAGCAGGCCCGGTACGTCGAGACCGACGAGGAGGCGCTCGCCTGCATCGCCGGGTACGCCGTCTCGAACGACGTGTCGGAGCGGACCTTCCAGATCGAGGTCTCCGGCGGGCAGTGGTCGAAGGGGAAGTGCTGCGAGACGTTCAACCCGCTCGGGCCTTCGCTGGTCCCGGCCGACGAGGTGGACCCGACGAACCTCGTGCTGAAGTCGTGGGTGAATGGTGAGCCGCGGCAGGACTCGAACACGCGGGACATGATCTTCTCGGTGGCGGCGCTGATCCGCGACCTCTCGCAGTACATGGTGCTCAGCCCCGGCGACATCGTGAACACCGGTACGCCGGAGGGTGTGGCGCTGTCCGGCCGGTTCCCGTACCTGTCTCCCGGCGACACGATGGAGATGGAGATCGAGGGACTCGGCCGGCAGAAGCAGGCTCTCGGCAAGGCCTGA
- a CDS encoding class I SAM-dependent methyltransferase codes for MTDFLADIRTSYDTVATSYAELVVDGADWEDDAFDLLAKLVAGSGRRVLDVGCGPGRTTGLLAERGLRVTGIDLSPGMIEVARRDHPDLDFRVGSMTALDVADGSVSGVVSWWSIIHLPRDVVPLAFAEFYRVLAAGGVLLMGFHVGEETTHKTSGYGGHRMNIYVHRWTAPALTELAVAAGFAPYLATEIPHDRLLFQK; via the coding sequence GTGACTGACTTCCTCGCCGACATCCGCACGTCCTACGACACCGTCGCCACCTCGTACGCCGAGCTCGTGGTCGACGGCGCCGACTGGGAGGACGACGCGTTCGACCTGCTCGCGAAGCTCGTCGCGGGCAGCGGCCGGCGGGTGCTCGACGTCGGCTGCGGGCCGGGACGGACGACCGGTCTGCTGGCCGAGCGCGGTCTGCGGGTGACCGGCATCGATCTGTCGCCCGGGATGATCGAGGTCGCCCGCCGCGACCACCCGGACCTCGACTTCCGGGTCGGCTCGATGACGGCGCTCGATGTCGCCGACGGGTCGGTCTCGGGTGTCGTGTCGTGGTGGTCGATCATTCACCTCCCACGCGACGTCGTACCGCTGGCCTTCGCGGAGTTCTACCGCGTGCTCGCTGCCGGTGGCGTGCTGTTGATGGGCTTCCATGTCGGCGAGGAGACGACCCACAAGACCTCCGGGTACGGCGGCCACCGGATGAACATCTACGTCCACCGGTGGACCGCGCCCGCGCTTACCGAGCTCGCGGTCGCGGCCGGGTTCGCGCCGTACCTGGCGACCGAAATTCCGCACGACCGCCTGCTCTTCCAGAAGTAG
- a CDS encoding VOC family protein, whose product MTSRVRSVTFDTHNPYELAGFWLQVLNAPRPDDDHPGDPYAEVVTDSMTLLFEQNNDEKAVKNRVHLDLEPDIPRDEEVDRLLALGATIATDFRNPDGTGWVVMHDPESNEFCVLRSAAERAATS is encoded by the coding sequence ATGACATCTCGCGTGCGATCGGTGACGTTCGATACCCACAACCCGTACGAGCTGGCCGGCTTCTGGCTGCAGGTGCTCAACGCCCCGCGCCCCGACGACGACCACCCCGGGGATCCCTATGCCGAGGTGGTGACGGACTCCATGACGCTCCTCTTCGAACAGAACAACGACGAGAAGGCAGTCAAGAACCGCGTCCACCTCGACCTCGAACCCGACATCCCCCGCGACGAGGAAGTCGACCGCCTCCTCGCCCTCGGCGCCACCATAGCCACCGACTTCCGCAACCCCGACGGCACCGGCTGGGTAGTCATGCACGACCCCGAATCCAACGAATTCTGCGTACTCCGAAGCGCCGCCGAACGAGCCGCCACCAGCTGA
- a CDS encoding alpha/beta hydrolase gives MDELAERYRANLELLEAARVRLQAAADAGTANEAERRRLETVKELLTPVAVSELDAEGNVVAVQRQRQFLKVDPEGQGRAVEVLGDVQHAKNVAVLVPGMGNSLDTFRGQSDRGDLIRGEAGPSETAVVVWLDYDSPQGLVQAASKDAALEGGPRLAEFLNELDGLKADGAEVTAVAHSYGTDVLGQALLDGGRAKRVVMTGSPGITKYVDEAADFVQPPTRLYVERAPGDYVAYSEWHGPDPATFPDAIRMATNDPIANDEAVSVHWHNEYYRPNSEALRNIGRVVRGDLASITTTDTSRSAETKLVLGASWGGPLNAVADAASRVYDGVVALTNPSPASARAAAAGVVGPGAGGPGGGARATGVTRGRRAEGPRR, from the coding sequence ATGGACGAGCTGGCTGAGCGGTATCGCGCCAATCTCGAGTTGCTGGAAGCTGCCCGCGTTCGTCTGCAGGCGGCTGCTGATGCCGGCACTGCGAACGAGGCCGAGCGGCGGCGGCTCGAGACCGTCAAGGAACTGCTGACTCCGGTCGCGGTCTCGGAGTTGGATGCCGAGGGCAACGTCGTGGCGGTGCAACGGCAGCGGCAGTTCTTGAAGGTCGATCCGGAGGGGCAGGGCCGGGCCGTCGAAGTACTGGGGGATGTTCAGCACGCGAAGAACGTTGCGGTGCTGGTGCCCGGGATGGGGAACAGCCTGGACACGTTTCGCGGGCAGTCGGACCGTGGCGATCTGATCCGGGGCGAGGCCGGTCCTTCGGAGACGGCTGTCGTGGTTTGGCTCGACTACGACTCGCCTCAAGGGCTGGTGCAGGCTGCGAGCAAGGACGCTGCGTTGGAGGGTGGGCCTCGGCTGGCGGAGTTCTTGAATGAGCTCGATGGGTTGAAGGCTGACGGGGCTGAGGTCACGGCGGTTGCGCATTCGTACGGGACCGACGTGCTCGGTCAGGCGTTGCTGGATGGCGGGCGGGCCAAGCGGGTGGTGATGACGGGTTCGCCGGGTATCACGAAGTACGTGGATGAGGCCGCCGATTTCGTGCAGCCGCCGACTCGTTTGTATGTCGAGCGGGCGCCGGGGGATTACGTCGCGTATTCCGAATGGCATGGGCCGGATCCGGCGACGTTTCCTGATGCGATCCGGATGGCGACGAACGATCCGATCGCCAACGACGAGGCGGTGTCGGTGCACTGGCACAACGAGTACTACCGGCCGAACAGCGAGGCACTGCGGAACATCGGGCGGGTGGTGCGGGGTGATCTGGCTTCGATCACGACCACAGACACCAGCCGATCCGCAGAGACCAAGTTGGTGTTGGGTGCTTCGTGGGGCGGACCGTTGAACGCGGTCGCGGACGCGGCGTCGAGGGTGTACGACGGTGTTGTGGCCCTGACCAATCCTTCGCCGGCGTCGGCTCGAGCCGCCGCCGCAGGTGTCGTCGGGCCGGGTGCTGGTGGGCCGGGTGGTGGTGCTCGGGCGACTGGGGTTACGCGTGGGCGGCGGGCGGAAGGGCCGCGGCGATGA
- a CDS encoding histidine phosphatase family protein, whose protein sequence is MLLTVVAHALTPALRGLVLGGDSDPEAASVEAARELKLSADAVYAGPERAAVRTASALGFDPVVESALRDREYGEWAGRELEELLAAEPSQVAAWLERPHTATPGGETENDLIARVADWLGDVAERHKDHTSVIAVVHPAVARAIVLYVVDAPAESLRHVDVRPLATVDLSLHVGSWSLVLR, encoded by the coding sequence ATGCTTCTGACTGTGGTGGCGCACGCCCTGACGCCCGCGCTGCGTGGGCTCGTGCTCGGTGGTGACAGTGATCCGGAGGCGGCGAGCGTCGAGGCCGCGCGGGAGCTGAAGCTCTCGGCAGACGCGGTGTACGCCGGACCCGAGCGTGCCGCCGTCCGCACCGCTTCCGCGCTGGGCTTCGACCCGGTGGTGGAGTCGGCGCTGCGGGACCGTGAGTACGGCGAATGGGCCGGGCGCGAGCTTGAGGAACTCCTCGCGGCAGAGCCGTCGCAGGTGGCGGCGTGGCTCGAGCGTCCGCACACCGCGACACCCGGCGGCGAGACGGAGAACGACCTCATCGCGCGGGTCGCCGACTGGCTCGGAGATGTTGCCGAGCGCCACAAAGACCACACTTCGGTGATCGCGGTCGTGCACCCCGCGGTGGCTCGGGCGATCGTGCTGTACGTCGTGGATGCCCCGGCCGAGTCGCTCCGCCACGTCGACGTACGCCCGCTGGCGACTGTCGACCTCTCGCTGCACGTCGGCTCCTGGTCACTCGTGCTCCGCTGA
- a CDS encoding AAA family ATPase gives MLPPRRSLELTGRDAERDALDQVVAAVCSGESRALVLSGEAGVGKTALMDYLATQAHRGQVVRVSGVQSEMELAFAALHQVCAPALGLLDRLPAPQAAALGTVFGISAGPPPDMFLIGLGALSLLAEAAVERPLLCLIDDQQWLDRCSAQILSFVARRLGAESLGLVFATRQVGPVLEGLPEYPIGGLREADARSLLNAVLTAPIDAQVRDQLVAEAHGNPLALLELPRGLTPAQLAGGFGLPGASGIAESFLQRVTAMPPETRRLLLLAAAEPSGDDALVRRAAVRLGIDPQAAAPATDAGLAEFANRIRFRHPLVRSAAYCSASAAEQREVHQALAAETDAESDPDRRAWHRAQGAAGPDEEIADELERSAGRAQARSGFAATAAFLQRSAALTIDPVKRAGRALAAAQAELQTGAFDSAAELLAMAEGEQLSELQRARADLVHAQLAFLTNRGNDAPQLMLKAARRLEKVDVALARTTYLDALSAAIFAGHLATPEGDVLAVAREAAAAPEPAVTRPVDLLLEGSAVYYRDGYAAAAPILHKALAGFGPGLSVEEELHLSWMAATTALRLWDADRWAQLSRRHVELVRQTGILSDVALALTSLAYVSVFAGDLETAASLTDEAEAANEVTGGKLAPYGRLALAAFRGDRSETLALAEATKRDGSRRGEGIGLAFADWAAAVLANGLGRYQDALEAAQRSAEDRSIILVHSELVEAAVRTGAIATAHRAAQTLEEMATATGTDWALGVSARCRAMVTAGQTAEGLYREAIAHLEKTALNVELARAQLLYGEWLRRERRRTDAREYLRTAHSGFEAMGLAGFADRARRELQAAGGTARKRVVPARAELTAQEAQIARMARDGLSNPEIATRLFISARTVQYHLRKVFSKLEIASRSQLDQVLPR, from the coding sequence GTGCTTCCTCCCCGTCGCTCTCTCGAGCTGACCGGGCGTGACGCGGAACGCGATGCGCTCGATCAGGTCGTCGCCGCTGTGTGCTCCGGGGAGAGCCGGGCGCTGGTGCTGTCCGGCGAGGCCGGGGTGGGAAAGACGGCGCTGATGGACTACCTGGCGACTCAGGCGCACCGCGGCCAAGTCGTCCGGGTCTCCGGTGTGCAGTCGGAGATGGAGCTGGCGTTCGCCGCTCTCCACCAGGTGTGTGCACCCGCACTGGGGCTGCTCGACCGGTTGCCGGCACCGCAGGCCGCTGCACTCGGGACGGTGTTCGGCATCAGTGCCGGCCCGCCGCCGGACATGTTCCTGATCGGTCTCGGCGCTCTGAGCCTGCTGGCGGAGGCTGCGGTCGAGCGGCCGCTGCTGTGCCTGATCGACGACCAGCAGTGGCTGGACCGCTGCTCTGCGCAGATCCTGTCGTTCGTGGCCCGTCGGCTGGGCGCCGAGTCTCTCGGTCTCGTGTTCGCGACCCGCCAGGTCGGACCGGTCCTCGAGGGCTTGCCGGAGTACCCGATCGGCGGCCTGCGAGAGGCCGATGCGCGGTCGCTGCTGAACGCCGTACTGACAGCTCCGATCGATGCGCAGGTGCGCGACCAGTTGGTTGCCGAGGCGCACGGGAACCCGCTGGCGTTGCTCGAACTGCCGCGTGGGCTGACTCCGGCTCAGCTGGCCGGCGGCTTCGGACTGCCCGGCGCGAGCGGCATCGCGGAGAGCTTCTTGCAGCGGGTGACCGCAATGCCGCCCGAGACCCGACGGCTGCTCCTGCTCGCCGCGGCGGAGCCGTCCGGTGACGACGCACTGGTACGACGGGCCGCCGTACGGCTCGGGATCGATCCGCAGGCAGCCGCGCCGGCGACCGATGCGGGTCTGGCAGAGTTCGCGAACCGGATCCGGTTCCGGCACCCGCTGGTGCGGTCCGCGGCGTACTGCTCCGCGTCTGCGGCCGAGCAGCGGGAGGTACACCAGGCGCTGGCCGCCGAGACCGACGCAGAGTCCGATCCGGACCGGCGCGCGTGGCACCGGGCCCAGGGAGCCGCCGGGCCGGACGAGGAGATTGCGGACGAGCTGGAGCGGTCGGCCGGGCGAGCCCAGGCTCGGAGTGGGTTCGCGGCGACGGCTGCGTTCCTGCAGCGTTCCGCGGCGCTGACGATTGATCCGGTGAAGCGCGCCGGTCGGGCGTTGGCAGCGGCACAGGCCGAGCTGCAGACCGGTGCGTTCGACTCGGCGGCCGAGCTGCTCGCCATGGCCGAGGGAGAGCAGCTCAGCGAGCTCCAGCGGGCTCGGGCGGACCTGGTGCACGCACAGCTCGCGTTTCTGACCAACCGAGGCAACGATGCGCCGCAGCTGATGCTGAAGGCGGCAAGACGGCTCGAGAAGGTCGACGTGGCGCTGGCGCGCACGACGTACCTGGATGCGTTGTCGGCGGCGATCTTCGCCGGTCACCTGGCCACCCCGGAGGGCGACGTCCTGGCTGTCGCGCGGGAGGCCGCTGCGGCGCCGGAGCCTGCGGTCACGCGACCGGTGGACCTCCTCCTCGAGGGCTCGGCCGTTTACTACCGAGACGGGTACGCCGCTGCTGCCCCGATTCTGCACAAGGCATTGGCCGGCTTCGGGCCTGGTCTGTCGGTCGAGGAGGAGCTGCACCTGTCCTGGATGGCTGCCACGACGGCGCTGCGGCTGTGGGACGCCGACCGATGGGCCCAGCTGTCCCGACGGCATGTGGAGCTGGTGCGGCAGACCGGAATACTCAGCGATGTCGCGTTGGCCCTCACTTCGCTGGCCTATGTCTCGGTGTTCGCCGGCGATCTGGAGACGGCCGCGTCACTGACTGACGAAGCCGAGGCCGCGAACGAGGTGACCGGTGGCAAGCTCGCGCCGTACGGCCGGCTCGCACTGGCTGCGTTCCGCGGGGACCGTTCCGAGACGCTGGCGCTGGCTGAGGCGACCAAGCGGGACGGAAGCCGACGCGGCGAAGGCATCGGTCTCGCCTTTGCCGACTGGGCAGCCGCAGTACTCGCCAACGGCCTCGGCCGATACCAGGACGCGCTTGAGGCGGCGCAACGGTCGGCTGAGGATCGCTCGATCATCCTCGTCCACAGTGAGCTGGTCGAAGCAGCAGTTCGGACCGGTGCGATCGCCACCGCGCACCGGGCTGCCCAGACACTCGAGGAGATGGCCACCGCGACCGGCACGGACTGGGCGCTCGGAGTGTCCGCGCGGTGCCGTGCGATGGTCACAGCCGGCCAGACAGCCGAGGGGCTGTACCGCGAGGCGATCGCGCACCTGGAGAAGACGGCGCTGAACGTCGAGCTGGCCCGTGCCCAGCTGCTGTACGGCGAGTGGCTGCGGCGCGAGCGACGCCGTACGGATGCCCGCGAATACCTCCGTACAGCGCACTCCGGCTTCGAGGCGATGGGACTGGCCGGGTTCGCCGACCGCGCCCGGCGCGAGCTCCAGGCCGCCGGCGGCACCGCCCGGAAGCGAGTCGTGCCGGCGCGCGCCGAGCTGACCGCGCAAGAGGCCCAGATAGCCCGGATGGCTCGCGACGGCCTCTCCAACCCGGAGATCGCCACCCGGCTCTTCATCAGCGCCCGGACCGTCCAGTACCACCTGCGTAAGGTCTTCTCGAAGCTCGAAATCGCCTCCCGAAGCCAGCTGGACCAGGTTCTGCCACGCTAG